The following are encoded together in the Osmia lignaria lignaria isolate PbOS001 chromosome 6, iyOsmLign1, whole genome shotgun sequence genome:
- the ed gene encoding hemicentin protein echinoid isoform X4, giving the protein MDTHEGSTVQLQCRFSPPRENVTCFWLTHTNDNHDNAAIDNLALSPQYKVFMNLEEGRYDLQIRNVSYERDNGKYECRVKASGTGHDLHRKFITLTVLRAPGPPSISPTSASATEGQKLELQCNTNGGSPEPEVRWYRGNETNILYSGRTLLVEPKKEDDRATFRCVVRNRAMRDGETLNATVTLDVNYFPRVTVGPENPLKVEVNGTANLECRVDSKPAVGMVRWWRDGSFVATSFQHTIRRVTVQDAGKYTCQADNGLGKRGESSLMLDVLYPPTVSIEGDSLRIAEVEDTVTVHCNVTANPPPSVIEWLRDGRPDFRQIGSILRLSRVTADHAGNYTCRAVNTIYPSGGERRNYSASARLTVRVRHKPGPARVTPDSPVAVEGSRVILTCMASPAGYPEPRYKWWKEGESGSISMPSENTGPRYEIDSVHLGSEGTYKCHATNEIGNGEAASVNLTVHQPPKILTKLQPHVTRKVGESSFQVSCVAQGKPRPSVRWLKDDQELTADERLYKVTTSASEGHGNVITVNSTLSFLGHARPQTDEIVASDRGKYTCVFVNEVKKVESTMMLKVEHEPIALHQHGKVAYNLRETAEVACKVQAWPKPEFQWSFGTNAASLQGSSSDGHYEISTSSDNYDVYTSVLRITNIRELDYGDYSCRAANAQGSITSTIRLQPKGAPERPINITAMDVGPTHVALLWELGFDGGLPITKYFVSYRRVPGGDEIVAPDCAVPRPPAGQWLELDCRRSNPCNVTNLEQHQTYTFKVKVYNTKNHSDYSDEVTATTAVAKIPTPLRVSYDPESGMLAISVGATCLSLVASIEKFDGPASSTDESQWRILDEWPLEVLGSAPTQREGVLDDLETLDAEPRIRVRLCLKADRQKCGDYAEAEIGPSYIAQAGALATPTLIALVVSGAVFLLFAALLLLFCRCRRKHATKAKDYEMDSNAVRPSLVAGNGQQSQAPPPYYAENKALEHSLDHALAMEDSKTPAYSQPGYGYHQPNHNINGVNMGYMDNSYSNSNNGGSVNSQDSIWQMKSAAANGVGQPYDLAGYATTESDYPTHPHYLPQREDYRESHNLSRQQFCSEPFATVVKSQKHVDSPYDVSGLPYQENYDEDAKPPQQVSLSYDESLESGYSTPNSRGRRIIREIIV; this is encoded by the exons ATGGACACGCACGAGGGGTCGACGGTACAGCTGCAGTGTCGATTCTCCCCGCCGAGAGAGAACGTCACGTGTTTCTGGTTGACGCACACCAACGACAATCACGACAACGCGGCCATCGACAATCTCGCGCTGTCGCCGCAGTACAAAGTGTTCATGAACCTGGAGGAGGGCAGGTACGACCTGCAGATACGGAACGTATCCTACGAACGGGACAACGGGAAATACGAGTGCCGAGTGAAGGCTAGCGGCACCGGGCACGACCTGCATCGAAAGTTTATCACCCTGACCGTGCTCCGTGCACCAGGGCCGCCGAGCATCTCGCCGACTTCCGCGTCCGCCACCGAGGGACAGAAGCTCGAGTTGCAGTGCAACACTAACGGTGGAAGCCCAGAGCCGGAAGTAAGATGGTACCGCGGCAACGAGACCAACATCCTCTATTCTGGCAGAACTTTACTGGTGGAGCCAAAGAAGGAAGACGACAGAGCCACCTTCCGATGCGTGGTAAGAAATCGTGCGATGCGCGATGGGGAAACTTTGAACGCCACGGTAACCCTAGACGTCAACTATTTCCCTCGGGTCACCGTTGGTCCGGAGAACCCTTTGAAGGTGGAGGTGAACGGAACGGCGAATCTGGAATGTCGCGTGGATTCGAAACCGGCCGTAGGCATGGTAAGATGGTGGCGCGACGGTAGCTTCGTGGCGACCAGTTTCCAACACACTATCAGGAGGGTAACCGTTCAAGATGCCGGTAAATACACCTGTCAGGCAGACAACGGGTTGGGAAAAAGAGGCGAGAGTTCTCTCATGTTGGACGTTCTCTATCCGCCGACCGTTTCGATTGAAGGCGATTCTTTGAGGATCGCCGAAGTGGAGGACACGGTGACGGTACATTGCAACGTGACTGCGAATCCTCCGCCATCGGTGATCGAGTGGCTGCGCGACGGTCGGCCGGATTTCCGGCAAATCGGCTCCATTTTACGACTGAGTCGCGTCACCGCCGATCATGCCGGAAATTATACCTGTCGAGCGGTGAATACGATATATCCCTCTGGCGGCGAGAGAAGAAACTATTCCGCCTCGGCACGACTCACCGTACGCGTCAGGCACAAACCCGGCCCGGCAAGGGTCACACCGGACTCACCGGTCGCCGTAGAAGGATCCAGGGTCATCCTTACCTGTATGGCCAGTCCGGCTGGTTACCCAGAACCAAGGTACAAATGGTGGAAGGAAGGAGAATCTGGAAGCATATCCATGCCTTCCGAGAACACAGGACCAAGATACGAGATCGACTCGGTTCACTTAGGTAGCGAGGGAACTTATAAATGCCATGCCACCAACGAGATTGGCAACGGTGAAGCCGCTTCCGTTAATCTGACCGTGCATCAACCCCCCAAGATACTTACCAAGTTGCAACCACACGTTACCAGGAA GGTCGGCGAGTCTTCGTTTCAAGTATCCTGCGTGGCGCAAGGCAAACCTCGGCCCAGCGTTAGATGGTTGAAGGACGATCAAGAGCTGACCGCGGACGAAAGGCTGTACAAAGTGACGACTAGCGCCTCGGAAGGACACGGGAACGTTATCACCGTAAATTCGACTCTAAGCTTCTTGGGTCACGCGAGACCGCAAACCGACGAGATCGTTGCTAGCGATCGTGGCAAGTATACCTGCGTGTTCGTGAACGAGGTAAAAAAGGTCGAGTCGACGATGATGCTGAAGGTGGAACACGAGCCGATCGCTCTGCATCAGCACGGAAAGGTCGCGTACAATCTACGAGAGACCGCCGAAGTAGCGTGTAAAGTTCAGGCCTGGCCCAAACCCGAATTCCAATGGAGCTTCGGCACAAACGCGGCCAGCCTCCAAGGTTCGTCCAGCGACGGCCATTATGAAATTTCAACCAGCAGCGACAATTACGACGTGTACACCTCTGTCCTGAGGATAACAAACATTCGTGAACTGGACTACGGAGATTACAGCTGTAGAGCAGCAAACGCGCAGGGTAGCATCACATCGACCATTAGATTGCAACCAAAGGGCGCACCGGAGAGACCCATCAATATCACGGCAATGGACGTCGGTCCGACACACGTGGCTCTGCTCTGGGAACTCGGTTTCGACGGTGGACTACCCATCACCAAGTACTTCGTGTCGTACAGAAGAGTACCCGGCGGAGATGAGATCGTGGCGCCAGACTGCGCCGTTCCTAGACCACCTGCTGGTCAGTGGCTCGAACTAGATTGTCGTCGATCTAATCCCTGCAACGTGACCAATTTGGAACAGCATCAAACCTACACGTTCAAAGTGAAAGTGTACAACACGAAGAATCATTCGGATTACTCGGACGAGGTAACAGCCACCACCGCTGTAGCGAAAATCCCGACGCCATTGAGAGTCAGCTACGATCCCGAGAGCGGTATGCTGGCCATCAGCGTTGGCGCCACTTGCCTCTCGTTGGTCGCCTCGATCGAGAAGTTCGACGGACCTGCCTCCTCCACCGACGAATCCCAATGGAGAATCCTCGACGAGTGGCCACTCGAAGTACTCGGTAGCGCGCCCACGCAAAGGGAGGGTGTCTTAGACGACCTCGAAACTCTGGACGCCGAGCCGAGGATCAGGGTTCGACTCTGCCTGAAGGCGGACCGACAAAAGTGCGGCGACTACGCCGAGGCTGAGA TCGGCCCGTCCTACATCGCCCAAGCAGGCGCCCTCGCAACGCCCACCTTAATCGCTCTGGTGGTCAGCGGAGCTGTCTTCTTACTATTCGCTGCGCTTCTCTTGCTCTTTTGTCGATGCCGTCGAAAACACGCGACCAAGGCCAAGGATTACGAGATGGACTCGAACGC AGTTCGACCGAGCCTGGTCGCTGGAAACGGTCAACAGAGCCAAGCGCCTCCGCCTTACTACGCGGAGAACAAAGCCCTCGAGCACAGCCTGGATCACGCGTTGGCCATGGAAGACTCGAAAACACCGGCGTACTCGCAGCCTGGATACGGTTATCATCAACCGAACCACAATATCAATG GCGTCAACATGGGTTACATGGACAACAGTTACTCGAACTCCAATAACGGAGGCTCGGTTAACTCGCAAGACTCTATCTGGCAGATGAAGTCAGCAGCGGCGAACGGGGTTGGCCAACCTTACGATCTGGCTGGCTACGCAACCACCGAGTCGGATTACCCGACCCACCCTCATTACCTCCCACAGAGGGAGGATTACCGGGAAAGCCATAATCTAAGTCGACAGCAGTTTTGCTCGGAACCATTCGCCACTGTCGTAAAGTCTCAAAAACACGTCG ATTCGCCGTACGACGTGTCCGGTCTACCTTATCAGGAGAACTACGACGAGGACGCGAAGCCACCTCAGCAGGTCAGTTTGTCGTACGACGAGAGCCTCGAATCGGGCTACTCGACCCCGAACAGCCGTGGACGAAGGATCATCCGGGAGATAATCGTTTGA